From Streptomyces sp. HUAS MG91, the proteins below share one genomic window:
- a CDS encoding quinone oxidoreductase produces MAHAIRFHETGGPDVLRREQVTVGDPGPGEVRVRHEAVGLNFADTYFRTGLYPAPLPAGLGVEAAGVVEAVGAGVTHVGAGDRVAYTGSPLGAYSTERVMPADSLIRLPDAIDSETAAAMTMRGLTAAYLLRRIRPLEAGDTILLHAAAGGVGLIVCQWAKLLGLTVIGTVSTEEKAELARAHGCDHTVLYRREDLAARVGELTDGQGVPLVLDSIGKDTVDASMASLRRRGLLVCFGTSSGVPPLDAMQLAVHGSLFVTRPALADYIAEPAERDALAAELFDHVAAGRIAIRVNQRYALDDAVAAHRALEAGRTTGSSVLIP; encoded by the coding sequence GTGGCACACGCCATCCGCTTCCACGAGACCGGCGGCCCCGACGTCCTGCGCCGCGAACAGGTCACCGTCGGCGATCCGGGCCCCGGCGAGGTCCGCGTCCGGCACGAGGCCGTCGGCCTCAACTTCGCCGACACCTACTTCCGTACGGGCCTGTACCCGGCCCCGCTGCCCGCCGGGCTCGGCGTCGAGGCCGCCGGAGTCGTCGAGGCCGTCGGCGCCGGAGTCACCCACGTCGGTGCAGGCGACCGGGTCGCGTACACCGGCAGCCCGCTCGGCGCGTACAGCACCGAACGCGTCATGCCCGCCGACTCGTTGATCCGGCTGCCCGACGCCATCGACTCCGAGACCGCCGCCGCGATGACGATGCGCGGACTGACCGCCGCCTACCTGCTGCGCCGCATCCGCCCCCTCGAGGCGGGCGACACGATCCTGCTGCACGCCGCGGCCGGCGGCGTCGGCCTGATCGTCTGCCAGTGGGCGAAGCTGCTCGGCCTCACCGTGATCGGCACGGTCTCCACCGAGGAGAAGGCCGAACTCGCCCGCGCCCACGGCTGCGACCACACCGTCCTGTACCGCCGCGAGGATCTCGCCGCGCGAGTCGGGGAGTTGACCGACGGGCAGGGTGTGCCCCTTGTCCTCGACAGCATCGGCAAGGACACCGTGGACGCCTCCATGGCCTCGCTGCGCCGCCGCGGTCTGCTCGTGTGCTTCGGCACGTCCTCCGGTGTGCCGCCGCTCGACGCGATGCAACTCGCCGTCCACGGCTCGCTGTTCGTCACCCGGCCCGCGCTCGCCGACTACATCGCCGAGCCGGCCGAGCGGGACGCCCTCGCGGCCGAGCTGTTCGACCACGTGGCCGCGGGCCGCATCGCGATCCGCGTCAACCAGCGCTACGCCCTCGACGACGCCGTGGCGGCGCACCGCGCACTGGAAGCGGGCCGCACCACCGGATCCTCCGTCCTCATCCCCTGA
- a CDS encoding TauD/TfdA family dioxygenase has translation MTQTSTRNRARTRIDVEQLTCTIGAELHGVQLSRAAHDDALFAEIEQLLLRHKVLFLRDQDMTRAEHVAFASRFGPLEDHPVLGSDPDHPGLVRLYKDLDSKPEHYENALHCDATWRDCPPMGAVLRCVETPPVGGDTMWVNMAEAYRRLPDHIRTQIDGLRARHSIEASFGAVLPMEQRHRLKARYPDPEHPVVRTHPQTGEKILFVNAFTTHFVNHHTPENVRFGQDHAPGANLLLNYLISQAAVPEYQVRWRWTPNSVAIWDNRSTQHYAVQDYWPAVRKMERAGIAGDRPC, from the coding sequence ATGACGCAGACCTCCACCCGCAACCGGGCCCGCACCCGGATCGACGTAGAACAGCTGACCTGCACCATCGGCGCCGAGCTGCACGGCGTCCAGCTCAGCCGGGCAGCCCACGACGACGCCCTCTTCGCCGAGATCGAACAACTCCTGCTCCGGCACAAGGTGTTGTTCCTGCGCGACCAGGACATGACCCGCGCCGAGCACGTCGCGTTCGCCTCCCGCTTCGGACCGCTCGAGGACCACCCGGTGCTCGGCAGCGACCCCGACCACCCGGGCCTGGTCCGCCTCTACAAGGACCTCGACAGCAAACCCGAGCACTACGAGAACGCGCTGCACTGCGACGCGACCTGGCGCGACTGCCCGCCCATGGGCGCCGTCCTGCGCTGCGTGGAGACACCCCCGGTGGGCGGCGACACGATGTGGGTGAACATGGCCGAGGCCTACCGCCGCCTGCCCGACCACATCCGTACGCAGATCGACGGACTGCGCGCCCGGCACAGCATCGAGGCGAGCTTCGGCGCGGTCCTGCCCATGGAGCAGCGGCACCGGCTCAAGGCACGCTACCCGGACCCGGAACACCCGGTGGTGCGCACCCACCCGCAGACCGGCGAGAAGATCCTCTTCGTCAACGCCTTCACCACCCACTTCGTCAACCACCACACCCCCGAGAACGTCCGGTTCGGCCAGGACCACGCACCCGGCGCGAACCTCCTGCTCAACTACCTGATCAGCCAGGCCGCCGTCCCCGAGTACCAGGTCCGCTGGCGCTGGACCCCGAACAGCGTCGCCATCTGGGACAACCGCTCCACCCAGCACTACGCGGTCCAGGACTACTGGCCCGCCGTCCGCAAGATGGAACGCGCCGGGATCGCCGGTGACCGGCCCTGCTGA
- a CDS encoding MFS transporter — MTGPAERRPMTRGYAWLVFALSFGLLLSDYMSRQVLNAVFPLLKAEWLLSDAQLGTLSGIVALMVGLLTFPLSLLADRWGRVRSLVLAAVVWSLATLGCAVAASYGQMFLGRFMVGVGEAAYGSVGIAVVLSVFPVTMRATLSGAFIAGGAFGSVLGVSIGGVLAELLGWRWTFAVMGLLGLVLAAVYGIVVTERKLTPSGVERGAAPGTGGPVRALLPRLFSSLSVLCAYVGSGLQMFIAMALLAWMPSFLDRYYGLATGKAGLTAGVFALITGIGMVGGGMVSDRLGRRDPHLKWTVAVVCSVGSLILLTFGFQLPPGAPQLILVGFGTLLSNATAGPAAAMVASLTPAAVAATAMATLTLANSLLGLAPGPAVTGLLADRFGLDTALRVIPLAALVAGLAFTLGRRHYDRALRSVSSRPLRTTELST, encoded by the coding sequence GTGACCGGCCCTGCTGAGCGCCGGCCGATGACCCGCGGCTACGCGTGGCTGGTGTTCGCCCTCAGCTTCGGGCTCCTGCTCTCCGACTACATGTCGCGGCAGGTCCTGAACGCGGTGTTCCCGCTGCTGAAGGCCGAATGGCTGCTCTCCGACGCCCAGTTGGGCACCCTGAGCGGCATCGTCGCCCTGATGGTCGGCCTGCTCACCTTCCCGCTGTCGCTGCTCGCCGACCGCTGGGGCCGGGTCAGGAGCCTGGTCCTCGCGGCGGTGGTGTGGAGCCTGGCGACCCTGGGCTGCGCCGTCGCCGCGAGCTACGGCCAGATGTTCCTGGGCCGCTTCATGGTCGGCGTCGGCGAGGCGGCGTACGGAAGCGTCGGCATCGCGGTGGTGCTGAGCGTGTTCCCGGTGACGATGCGGGCCACGCTCTCGGGCGCCTTCATCGCCGGCGGCGCCTTCGGCTCCGTCCTCGGCGTCTCGATCGGCGGCGTACTGGCCGAACTGCTGGGCTGGCGCTGGACGTTCGCCGTCATGGGCCTGCTCGGCCTGGTGCTCGCCGCGGTCTACGGCATCGTCGTGACCGAGCGGAAACTCACGCCGTCCGGCGTCGAAAGGGGCGCCGCACCGGGCACGGGGGGCCCGGTGCGGGCGCTGCTGCCGCGCCTGTTCTCCTCCCTCTCCGTGCTGTGCGCCTACGTCGGCAGCGGGCTGCAGATGTTCATCGCGATGGCGCTGCTCGCCTGGATGCCCAGCTTCCTCGACCGCTACTACGGGCTGGCCACCGGCAAGGCCGGGCTGACGGCCGGAGTCTTCGCGCTGATCACCGGGATCGGGATGGTCGGCGGCGGCATGGTGAGCGACCGCCTCGGCCGCCGCGACCCGCACCTCAAGTGGACCGTCGCCGTCGTGTGCAGCGTCGGCTCGCTCATCCTGCTCACCTTCGGATTCCAACTGCCTCCCGGTGCACCGCAGTTGATCCTCGTAGGGTTCGGCACGCTGCTGTCCAACGCCACCGCGGGACCTGCCGCCGCCATGGTGGCGAGTCTGACCCCGGCCGCCGTCGCGGCGACCGCCATGGCCACGCTCACGCTGGCCAACAGCCTGCTCGGCCTGGCCCCGGGACCCGCGGTGACGGGCCTGCTCGCCGACCGGTTCGGGCTGGACACCGCCCTCCGGGTGATCCCGCTCGCCGCACTGGTGGCGGGCCTGGCGTTCACCCTTGGCAGACGCCACTACGACAGGGCCCTCAGATCCGTCTCCTCCCGGCCCCTCAGAACAACGGAGCTCTCCACATGA
- a CDS encoding alpha/beta hydrolase translates to MNPLPTPTVVFVPGLRDHVPDHWQTHLAARLDGAVTVPPPEDARGSRDAQVTALDTVLAAVPGPVVLVAHSAGVHTTVHWAARHHRPVHGALLATPPDFGTPLPDGHPDPATLRANGWLPTPTGPLLFPSIVAASTNDPLARFDRVAALARAWGSRLVDVGPVGHLNPASGHGAWPRALDLLRDLGCRTPARDPKASA, encoded by the coding sequence ATGAACCCCCTGCCCACGCCCACGGTCGTGTTCGTGCCAGGACTGCGCGACCACGTTCCCGACCACTGGCAGACGCACCTGGCGGCGCGGCTCGACGGGGCCGTGACCGTACCGCCTCCGGAGGACGCCCGGGGCAGCCGGGACGCGCAGGTGACGGCGCTGGACACCGTGCTGGCCGCCGTCCCGGGCCCGGTGGTCCTGGTCGCGCACAGCGCCGGGGTGCACACCACCGTGCACTGGGCGGCCCGCCACCACCGCCCGGTGCACGGCGCCCTGCTCGCGACGCCCCCGGACTTCGGGACCCCGCTGCCCGACGGCCACCCGGACCCCGCGACCCTGCGCGCGAACGGCTGGCTCCCGACCCCCACCGGACCGCTGCTGTTCCCCAGCATCGTCGCGGCGAGCACCAACGACCCCCTGGCCCGCTTCGACCGCGTCGCCGCACTCGCCAGGGCCTGGGGGAGCCGCCTGGTCGACGTCGGGCCGGTCGGCCACCTCAACCCCGCGTCCGGCCACGGCGCCTGGCCCCGCGCCCTGGACCTTCTGCGGGACCTCGGCTGCCGCACGCCCGCCCGGGACCCGAAGGCGTCGGCATGA
- a CDS encoding acetoacetate--CoA ligase, which translates to MNDTHTGVTDYLHWLRRERGLSFADYAELWRWSTKDLPGFWSSVWEYYGLDTVSRYDEVLADPTMPGARWFTGARLNFARQCLAHATDARPALVAVTETGDPEEISWGRLTQEVAGAAEALREMGVGPGDCVAGYLPNIPQAVVALLATAAVGATWTVCSPDFGTPSVLSRLRQARPTVLIAADGYRHGGRTYDRRPHIAELLHGLPTVRHLIAVDRLYVAEGEPAWPGRPDLTRHRWTDLADRKAPLTFADVPFDHPLWILWSSGTTGVPKGIVHGHGGIVVELLKALGLGVGLRAADRYLFHTSTSWMVWNFMVGGLLHGSTLVLYDGSPTHPDINGLWRIAERTRATTVGLGAAYLIAAEKADAHPAGEADLGALRTLLQTGSAMPGTTWDWVHDRLGPGIALQSICGGTDVCSVLAGGSPLLPRRRGRLSGPALGVALASWDAEGRPVVGEQGELVVTAPLPSMPLRFVDDPDDTRYTRSYFDVYPGVWRHGDWVTVGTDLSVTVAGRSDSTLNRMGVRMGSADLYAVVERHPRIADSLVIGAELPDGRYYMPLFVVPADGERFDDTLRAELIGAIRQHLSPRHVPDAIVPVAAVPHTLTGKKLEVPVKRILQGANVTDVAAEGAVTRPDMLNWFADFGAGLDHP; encoded by the coding sequence ATGAACGACACGCACACCGGCGTCACCGACTACCTGCACTGGCTGCGCCGGGAACGCGGACTGTCCTTCGCCGACTACGCCGAGCTGTGGCGGTGGAGCACCAAGGACCTCCCCGGATTCTGGTCGTCGGTGTGGGAGTACTACGGCCTGGACACCGTCAGCCGCTACGACGAGGTGCTCGCCGACCCTACGATGCCCGGCGCGCGCTGGTTCACCGGAGCACGCCTCAACTTCGCCCGGCAGTGCCTCGCCCACGCCACCGACGCGCGCCCCGCGCTCGTGGCCGTCACCGAGACCGGCGACCCCGAGGAGATCTCCTGGGGACGGCTGACCCAGGAGGTGGCGGGTGCGGCCGAGGCGCTGCGCGAGATGGGGGTGGGGCCCGGCGACTGCGTCGCCGGATACCTGCCGAACATTCCGCAAGCCGTGGTCGCTCTCCTCGCCACCGCGGCCGTCGGCGCCACCTGGACGGTCTGTTCACCCGACTTCGGCACACCCAGCGTCCTGTCCCGGCTCCGCCAGGCGCGGCCGACGGTCCTGATCGCCGCCGACGGCTACCGCCACGGAGGCAGGACGTACGACCGGCGCCCGCACATCGCCGAACTCCTGCACGGCCTGCCCACGGTCCGCCACCTCATCGCCGTCGACCGCCTGTACGTGGCCGAGGGCGAGCCGGCCTGGCCGGGGCGGCCGGACCTGACCCGTCATCGCTGGACCGACCTGGCCGACCGGAAGGCCCCGCTCACCTTCGCCGACGTCCCTTTCGACCACCCCCTGTGGATCCTGTGGTCCTCGGGCACCACCGGCGTCCCCAAGGGCATCGTGCACGGCCACGGCGGGATCGTCGTCGAACTGCTCAAGGCCCTCGGGCTCGGCGTCGGCCTGCGCGCCGCCGACCGCTACCTCTTCCACACCTCGACCAGCTGGATGGTGTGGAACTTCATGGTCGGCGGCCTGCTCCACGGAAGCACGCTCGTCCTGTACGACGGCAGCCCCACCCACCCCGACATCAACGGCCTCTGGCGCATCGCCGAACGCACCCGTGCCACGACCGTCGGCCTCGGCGCCGCCTACCTGATCGCGGCGGAGAAGGCAGACGCCCACCCGGCCGGCGAGGCGGACCTCGGGGCGCTGCGCACGCTCCTGCAGACCGGCTCCGCGATGCCCGGCACCACCTGGGACTGGGTCCACGACCGGCTGGGCCCCGGCATCGCACTCCAGTCGATCTGCGGCGGCACCGACGTCTGCTCGGTCCTGGCCGGCGGCTCCCCGCTGCTGCCGCGCCGCAGAGGCCGGCTCTCCGGTCCCGCCCTGGGCGTCGCCCTCGCCTCGTGGGACGCCGAGGGACGGCCGGTCGTCGGGGAACAGGGCGAACTGGTGGTCACGGCGCCGCTGCCGTCGATGCCGCTCCGCTTCGTCGACGACCCGGACGACACGCGCTACACCCGCAGCTACTTCGACGTCTATCCGGGAGTGTGGCGGCACGGGGACTGGGTCACCGTCGGCACCGACCTGTCCGTCACGGTGGCGGGACGCTCCGACTCCACCCTGAACCGCATGGGCGTGCGCATGGGATCGGCCGACCTCTACGCCGTCGTCGAACGGCACCCGCGGATCGCGGACAGCCTCGTCATCGGCGCCGAACTCCCGGACGGCCGCTACTACATGCCGCTGTTCGTCGTCCCCGCGGACGGCGAACGGTTCGACGACACCCTGCGCGCCGAACTCATCGGCGCGATCAGACAGCACCTCTCACCCCGCCACGTACCCGACGCTATCGTCCCCGTCGCGGCCGTACCCCACACCCTCACGGGCAAGAAGCTGGAGGTCCCCGTCAAACGTATCCTCCAGGGCGCGAACGTCACCGACGTCGCCGCCGAGGGGGCCGTGACAAGGCCCGACATGCTGAACTGGTTCGCGGACTTCGGCGCCGGACTGGACCACCCCTGA
- a CDS encoding FKBP-type peptidyl-prolyl cis-trans isomerase — MSELTKPEVDVPEGAAPTELTIRDLVVGDGPEVKPGMVVRVHYVGVTFESGKEFDASWDRGRPFKFALGGGRVIKGWDRGVKGMKVGGRREIIVPPRLGYGNQSPSPLIPAGSTLVFVVDLLDSYSSTSGWSNS; from the coding sequence ATGAGCGAACTGACGAAGCCCGAGGTCGACGTCCCGGAGGGGGCCGCTCCTACCGAGTTGACCATCCGGGATCTGGTCGTCGGGGACGGGCCCGAGGTGAAGCCGGGCATGGTGGTCCGGGTCCACTACGTCGGGGTGACCTTCGAGTCCGGGAAGGAGTTCGACGCCTCCTGGGACCGGGGCCGGCCGTTCAAGTTCGCCCTGGGCGGTGGCAGGGTCATCAAGGGCTGGGACCGAGGAGTGAAGGGGATGAAGGTCGGCGGGCGACGCGAGATCATCGTTCCCCCGCGTCTCGGCTACGGCAATCAGTCGCCCTCACCGTTGATCCCGGCGGGCTCGACCCTCGTCTTCGTGGTGGACCTGCTGGACTCGTATTCCAGTACGTCCGGGTGGAGCAACTCCTAG
- a CDS encoding glycoside hydrolase family 32 protein, with the protein MTPPGPRLNRRALFRTATALGAGAALLPAASPAQAAAPTARKAKQTGAHYRDTYHFTVPDQWKNDPQRPIWIDGEYHYYYLYNPDYLTGGTESGTTWRLATSTDLVAFRDRGVAVPKDTTANGDVWSGCAVVDTGNTAGFGAGAVIVVVTMEPDSTADTQAQYLYYSTDGGRSFTHHGTDPVLPNPGVKDFRDPKVIRDEERGRWVMALAEKTKVGIYHSDDLKSWTYASGFLHDGLGTLECPDLFHITGTGGAATWVLGVSANGKASGLPNTYAYWTGSFDGTAFTPDAADPQWLDHGFDFYGAVTFDKHRADGSVDPAMRYAIGWMNNWDYPNTTPTIDSDGFNGTDSIVREVTLRKDASGTLFLATAPVSALDAHVSKTVDLGDLTVDGQLALSYSGISYELTCEISWAGALTGAGVQLRRSVDGGRHIDAGVYDDFAFVNRRGVPNPDASGKYQESHTPFDARTRSVRLRALVDRTTVEVFFDDGRYVHSMEAFPYLVDTGIALFTTGGAAVFRNTVIREFTV; encoded by the coding sequence ATGACACCCCCTGGACCGCGCCTGAACCGCAGGGCCCTCTTCCGTACGGCCACCGCTCTCGGCGCCGGCGCGGCGCTGCTGCCCGCCGCCTCACCCGCGCAGGCCGCCGCTCCGACGGCACGCAAGGCGAAGCAGACGGGCGCCCACTACCGCGACACGTACCACTTCACGGTCCCCGACCAGTGGAAGAACGACCCTCAGCGGCCGATCTGGATCGACGGCGAGTACCACTACTACTACCTCTACAACCCGGACTACCTGACGGGCGGGACGGAGTCCGGTACCACCTGGCGCCTGGCCACCAGCACCGATCTCGTGGCGTTCCGCGACCGGGGCGTGGCCGTGCCCAAGGACACGACGGCGAACGGTGACGTGTGGTCGGGGTGCGCGGTGGTCGACACCGGCAACACGGCCGGGTTCGGGGCGGGCGCCGTCATCGTCGTCGTGACGATGGAGCCGGACAGCACCGCCGACACCCAGGCGCAGTACCTCTATTACTCCACCGACGGCGGCCGCAGCTTCACCCATCACGGCACCGACCCGGTCCTCCCCAACCCCGGCGTCAAGGACTTCCGCGACCCGAAGGTGATCCGTGACGAGGAGCGCGGCCGCTGGGTGATGGCCCTCGCCGAGAAGACCAAGGTCGGCATCTACCACTCCGACGACCTCAAGTCCTGGACGTACGCGAGCGGCTTCCTCCACGACGGCCTCGGCACGCTGGAGTGCCCGGACCTGTTCCACATCACCGGCACCGGCGGCGCGGCCACCTGGGTGCTCGGCGTGAGTGCCAACGGCAAGGCGTCCGGCCTGCCCAACACGTACGCGTACTGGACCGGTTCCTTCGACGGCACCGCCTTCACGCCCGACGCCGCGGACCCTCAGTGGCTCGACCACGGCTTCGACTTCTACGGTGCCGTCACCTTCGACAAGCACCGCGCCGACGGCTCGGTCGACCCGGCCATGCGGTACGCGATCGGCTGGATGAACAACTGGGACTACCCGAACACGACGCCCACCATCGACTCCGACGGCTTCAACGGCACCGACTCGATCGTCCGCGAGGTGACCCTCCGCAAGGACGCGTCCGGCACGCTGTTCCTCGCCACGGCTCCGGTCAGCGCGCTCGACGCCCACGTCTCGAAGACCGTAGACCTCGGGGATCTCACGGTCGACGGGCAGCTCGCACTCTCCTACAGCGGCATCTCGTACGAGCTGACGTGCGAGATCAGCTGGGCCGGCGCGCTCACCGGGGCGGGCGTCCAGCTGCGCAGATCCGTCGACGGCGGGCGCCACATCGACGCGGGCGTCTACGACGACTTCGCCTTCGTCAATCGCCGAGGCGTGCCGAACCCGGACGCCTCCGGGAAGTACCAGGAGAGCCACACGCCCTTCGACGCGCGTACACGGTCGGTGCGGCTGCGCGCGCTCGTGGACCGGACGACCGTCGAGGTGTTCTTCGACGACGGGCGGTACGTGCACTCGATGGAGGCGTTCCCCTATCTGGTCGACACCGGGATCGCGCTGTTCACCACCGGGGGTGCGGCGGTGTTCCGGAACACCGTGATCCGGGAGTTCACCGTCTGA
- a CDS encoding LacI family DNA-binding transcriptional regulator — MADRGGSSGRGVGGRGRDAAGTGGAPDAGSGDRAGAALPGGAARATSRDVARLAGVSHTAVSFVFNGRADGNLSAETQRRIREAAARLDYRPNAVARGLRSRRTAVIGLVTDHIASSPFAGALLRGAMETAWEHEHLLLTVDSSGDAAKEDAAVAELLDRRVDGIVYAAMSLRRARRLPRGLDRTPTVLANCLPPEGSPYAAVVPAERAGGRTAARLLLDAGHRRLAFVGGLDDIATAERLRGFRDALRGAGLRAAAEDVVRTGGEISAGYEGARRVLDRPRPDRPTGIVCYNDRVAAGVLHAAARLGIDVPGEVSLVGYDDQEHMAAFLDPPLTSVALPHRAMGEEAVRLLLDAIGARRAPEAEVRRLACAAVLRESVGDGPGVGP; from the coding sequence ATGGCGGACAGGGGTGGTTCGAGCGGCAGGGGCGTCGGCGGGCGCGGGCGTGACGCGGCCGGTACCGGTGGTGCGCCGGACGCCGGGTCCGGTGATCGGGCAGGGGCGGCGCTGCCGGGGGGCGCCGCGCGGGCGACCTCCCGTGACGTGGCGCGGCTCGCGGGCGTGTCGCACACCGCCGTGTCGTTCGTGTTCAACGGCCGCGCCGACGGCAATCTCTCCGCCGAGACCCAGCGCCGCATCCGGGAGGCCGCGGCACGGCTCGACTACCGGCCGAACGCCGTGGCACGCGGTCTGCGCAGTCGGCGTACCGCCGTGATCGGTCTGGTCACCGACCACATCGCGTCGTCGCCGTTCGCGGGCGCGCTGCTGCGCGGCGCGATGGAAACGGCCTGGGAGCACGAACACCTCCTGCTGACCGTCGACTCCTCGGGCGACGCGGCGAAGGAGGACGCCGCCGTCGCCGAGCTGCTCGACCGGCGGGTCGACGGCATCGTCTACGCGGCGATGTCGCTGCGCCGCGCACGGCGGCTGCCGAGGGGGCTCGACCGCACGCCGACCGTGCTGGCCAACTGCCTTCCCCCGGAGGGGAGTCCGTACGCCGCGGTGGTGCCCGCGGAGCGGGCCGGCGGACGGACCGCGGCGCGGCTGCTGCTCGATGCCGGGCACCGTCGGCTCGCCTTCGTCGGCGGGCTCGACGACATCGCGACCGCCGAGCGGCTGCGCGGCTTCCGTGACGCGCTGCGCGGGGCCGGGCTGCGCGCGGCGGCCGAGGACGTGGTGCGCACGGGCGGGGAGATCTCGGCAGGGTACGAGGGCGCCCGGCGCGTCCTCGACCGGCCGCGGCCGGACCGTCCGACGGGCATCGTCTGCTACAACGACCGCGTCGCGGCTGGGGTGTTGCACGCCGCCGCCCGGCTCGGCATCGACGTACCGGGTGAGGTGTCCCTCGTCGGCTACGACGACCAGGAGCACATGGCGGCTTTCCTCGACCCGCCGTTGACCAGCGTCGCGCTGCCGCATCGCGCGATGGGCGAGGAGGCGGTGCGGCTGCTGCTCGACGCCATCGGCGCGCGGCGCGCACCCGAGGCGGAGGTGCGCAGACTGGCGTGCGCGGCGGTCCTGCGGGAGTCGGTGGGGGACGGACCGGGCGTCGGGCCCTGA
- a CDS encoding LacI family DNA-binding transcriptional regulator has translation MNRRPTARDVAELAGVSRAAVSFVFSGRAAGNLSAGTQERIKRAADELGYRPDEVARSLRRKRSAVIGLLSDEIATSPFAGRMVLGAMDAARERGHQVLLLESRGAPDAEAEAIAELRARRVDGVVYAAMSMRRARVPDGLDPARTVLANCLPHQPSSYAYVVADERGGGRRAVDVLIGAGHRDIALLGGESGNIAASDRARGFTDGLRAAGLTAREEWTTRAGWQIDEGYAAALRILDRPGEPRPTGIVCANDRVAAGAMLAAARLGIDVPRELSLVGYDDQDQMAAHLVPALTTVALPHYEMGAQAVRALLDAADAGREIDRTAGVLLDCPVVERASVRGPTTV, from the coding sequence GTGAACCGCCGCCCCACCGCCCGCGACGTCGCCGAACTCGCCGGAGTGTCACGGGCCGCAGTCTCCTTCGTCTTCAGCGGCCGCGCGGCGGGCAACCTCTCCGCCGGCACGCAGGAGCGGATCAAGAGGGCGGCGGACGAACTCGGCTACCGTCCCGACGAGGTGGCCCGTTCGCTGCGGCGCAAGCGCAGCGCGGTCATCGGACTGCTCAGCGACGAGATCGCGACGAGCCCGTTCGCCGGGCGGATGGTGCTCGGCGCGATGGACGCGGCCCGCGAACGCGGCCACCAGGTCCTGCTCCTGGAGTCGCGGGGCGCCCCGGACGCCGAGGCCGAGGCCATCGCCGAACTGCGCGCCCGCCGGGTCGACGGCGTCGTCTACGCGGCGATGTCGATGCGCCGCGCCCGGGTCCCGGACGGCCTGGATCCGGCCCGCACGGTGCTCGCCAACTGCCTCCCGCACCAGCCGAGTTCGTACGCGTATGTGGTGGCGGACGAGCGGGGTGGCGGCCGCCGTGCCGTGGACGTGCTGATCGGTGCGGGCCACCGCGACATCGCGCTGCTCGGGGGCGAGAGCGGCAACATCGCGGCGTCCGACCGCGCCCGCGGATTCACCGACGGTCTGCGCGCCGCCGGCCTCACGGCGCGCGAGGAGTGGACGACGCGGGCGGGCTGGCAGATCGACGAGGGCTACGCGGCGGCCCTGCGGATCCTCGACCGTCCCGGTGAGCCCCGCCCGACGGGCATCGTCTGTGCCAACGACCGCGTCGCGGCCGGCGCGATGCTGGCCGCCGCCCGGCTCGGCATCGACGTACCGCGCGAGCTGTCCCTCGTCGGCTACGACGACCAGGACCAGATGGCGGCCCATCTGGTCCCGGCACTCACCACGGTCGCGCTGCCGCACTACGAGATGGGCGCGCAGGCGGTCCGCGCGCTGCTCGACGCGGCGGACGCGGGGCGGGAGATCGACCGGACGGCGGGAGTGCTGCTCGACTGCCCGGTGGTGGAACGCGCGTCGGTGCGGGGACCCACGACCGTGTGA